The following are encoded together in the Lathyrus oleraceus cultivar Zhongwan6 chromosome 3, CAAS_Psat_ZW6_1.0, whole genome shotgun sequence genome:
- the LOC127130994 gene encoding uncharacterized mitochondrial protein AtMg00810-like, with translation MEFMYSEKGIILHNLKFELKLLKRFELLNCKAVVTPAETNHKLDFDSKGDDVDATTFKQLVGSLSYLCNTRPNIFYAVGIVSRFMNKPKWSDYQAVAMILRYIKGTLKYGGLFPVDEKSNSELRWCGFMSSCLTFEFTTGSEDQVKQDCEVDD, from the exons ATGGAGTTTATGTACTCTGAGAAGGGTATAATTTTGCATAACCTGAAATTTGAACTTAAGCTTCTGAAGAGATTCGAGTTGTTGAACTGTAAGGCTGTTGTCACACCTGCAGAAACAAATCACAAATTGGATTTTGATTCTAaaggtgatgatgtagatgctacaacttTCAAGCAGTTGGTTGGCTCTCTGAGTTATTTGTGTAATACTAGACCCAACATTTTCTATGCAGTTGGAATAGTTAGTAGGTTCATGAATAAACCAAAGTGGTCTGATTACCAAGCTGTTGCCATGATCCTAAGATATATtaagggaactctgaagtatggaggTTTATTCCCTGTTGATGAAAAGTCTAATTCAGAGTTGAG GTGGTGTGGCTTCATGTCAAGCTGTTTGACATTTGAATTTACTacaggatctgaagatcaagTTAAACAAGACTGTGAAGTTGATGATTGA